Genomic segment of Anguilla rostrata isolate EN2019 chromosome 13, ASM1855537v3, whole genome shotgun sequence:
CCAAATATCAAATTAGCCGGAAACGATAAATCAATACATTTCTCTGTGATACGTATTTTCCCTCAGAGTGTTGTGCTTTTGAGTCTCGATGGGCCGAAATTGCTTGTTTTTGTCATCGGACATTCCCATctattcatttgtttgtaaatgcatGCCCATGTAGGCTACTTGGATTAATTTATACTGGAACtggttattttaattaaaagcacaTATTTAACGAAAAGTGCATTATAATTTGGTAGATCTCACAGTCTCAAGTGTAAATTACTGGTCAGTGggtcaataaatattttgattattGATGATTCATTGGAAATGTATGAGATTAATTACCAACAagatgaaatacaaatgttgaatGTTGGAAAACAAGAAGGAGAAGTTCCAAAGGAACTTCCCTTATGTTGCCATATCACACTTATACCTGAACAAATGCACATGTAAATAGCTACACCATTTTATCACCCAAGCGAACACAGTCAGGCAGACACGTGCAAATACACCTGTTAGCTCTCCTTGCCTTTTCTCCCAGCTCCTCTGCTAATTGGATCAGTATTTCTTGACTCAACCTCTTCTGTGAGCCTCTCTGTGCAATGAGTTAATGAGATCAGTGCGCTAAATGAGGACAGTGTGTACATAatgcagagagggggagggaagggcgGAGGGACGAGTGTGAGTCTGACTGTCAAAGGTATGAAAAGAATGTTTGAATCAGATATTTGAGTGATAAGTTATCATTTGGGTATTTCAAGCCAAAAGTGTGAGATACTGTACATTACTGATATGGGTGCATTAATGGTTTCATCTTTCTGACCCCATGGTTATGAATTTTACTTACTTTTAAGCTTACACTGACTATCTATCTGCTCTCCCCTTTCAGAGTGAAGTCAGTCTAGATCTTGGCAGCGGACAGGTTGGGCTTCTCAATGTGGGAAACACAGTATGTATACATAATATGTCTTTGACTTATTTACTTTTGTCATATGCCATGACCACTCATAAATTGGACAGATGGCAtaactgccatcccaatttaGATGTTTTATCTGTTAAAAGCATCAACACTGACATATCTCACACCctttctcatcctctctctatcactcctccctcccctctttttctttctctcccctgccTTGTCTTacgcccaccgccccccacccccccaccccccagtgctTCCTTAACTCTATAGTGCAATGTTTGTGCCACACTCATGGTCTGAGAGATTACTGCCTGACCAAGACCTACCAAAAGGAAATGGGCTCCAGCAAAGAACCAAAATTAATGAACGGTAATAGTCCCCTCCTTTTAATTCTGTAGCACCAAACACCAACCTGTCACCCGCACAAACCACTATCACCCCCAATAATCTGTACCCTCCTCAACCTCCACATTCTCCAGCTGTTACCTGTGCACATACCCGTGTACCTGACCTAACCTTACACCTGTGCTCCTGATGCACAGACCATACCACAGACTGTCATCTGCACAGGTGAGGCCTGAGAAACCAGGATCCATTGGCTGTCTGCTAGCTCAACCTTCAGGAAATATTCAAAGTCCAACTTTGCCTAAAATTGACTTCTTATTTTGTATCCATCCTTTGATAATctgtttttcatgaattttgtttcttttaaagcaAGTCAAAGATGAGATACTACAATGTACACACATCTGCATTTGCATTGTGTTTCAAAAATCCCTGAATTAGTGGAAATGTGGGAGTCTCATGGCATGTGTCTGCAGTTCtggatttattcattaatttatttcacaataatgACATCaatgtttcagttcagttttacaTGAGATGGAGAGTGAGCGGTCATTTTCTTTCCCCCACTGCTTCATTTCTGCCATGCATGTATCTTGATTTCTTGTGAACCAGAGACaaagcaatgcattgtgggtgatTGTAGTTTCAGTAGGCTGAATAGTTCGTTGGagtgaaaaatgatttaatttcatcGTAGCCTGAATAATTCTTATGTCTGCAAATGTATAGTGTTGCATTCATACTACAATAAGGATGAAGATAGCATATTTAACGACTTAGTTTGGACGCACTGCCCATCATGTTGATGTTCCCTTCCCCAGCGTTCACCCAGGTGCTGGCAGACCTGTGGGACGCCAACGGATCTGATGCCCCTGTCAATCCTGGACAGTTTTACAATATCTTCAAAGAATCTGTGCCTTACTTTAGTGGCTACAGGTGAGTTCTCTTTTCCTCTCGCAGGTGAGTTGCTGTATCTGGCTCACAAGCTACCTGTCACATACTTTTTCAGTTAACCAGGTCAGTCAACTTTATTCTCTTTTACTTAGACGTGGAGCACTCAAATTTTGAAATGGAATCTAGGCAACCAGCCATTTATTCagatagattttattttaagtccCTGGGACCCCAAAgttaaaataaagacaaaatacaaATCTGTATGTCGGCATGTTTCCGTGTGTCTCAGAGGGTGCTGCCATGATAAATTGTGTTtcgtctatcccagcatgcctcagtgTGTCTCAATGTGTCTCAGTCAGCAGGACGCGCAGGAGTTCCTCCGCTTTCTGCTGGATCGGCTGCACTCTGAAATCAACCGCTGCCCCCCTCACCTGTCCCCACGAACTGCCCCCCAGGACTACGGCTACGCAAAGATCAGGTACACTACTGAGAGCCGGCTACACCCTCAGtagtgtccaatcttatctgagaAGGTCCATTATGGATGCAGGCTTTTGTTATAGCCAAGCATTATGGCAAGTGGTTCAATTTATCAGGACCTTGATTGAAGACTATGAATAGCTGTCATATGTTGAATCAGATGTTTTAGCAGTACCCTAAAAGAAAAGCCTGCACTCACATTAGCCTATCCAAGATGTAATTAGACACCCCACATTAGGCCTGTTTACCCTCAACCAAAAATCTTAGCACTAGGAAGCGCTTTCCTCCAATCAATGGTATTCGATCATGAGCCAGATGAGGTGATATTTTCCCATCCGTTTTGGGCCATATTCATATGTGGTAATACATCTAATAGGAAttctatacagtatattctcacgtcattcaaaatgcaatttGTCATACTTCTTTGCTTTTGAATTatgtgtaatgtaattatatgcaCGACCATTCTTCGCTGGTgacattaaatgttaaaagaagtTGGAGGACGATGGCACAGGCCAGTGGATGAATACTGAGGTTACGTGCCTCTTAAGCCTGTGGGGTGAGCAGTCGACATAGGCAAAAATACAGGAGGATGTTCTTTGTGGACTTCAGATGCTTTGAAAATCAATagtttgaattattttgtgCCTTGATTTGTGTCTATTGCCGATGGCAGTATGACTGTGGCGGTGTGGTTGTTTACTTTTGTACCAGTAACCAAACCCTTGTGTATGAATGCAGGTTATTTCTAGTGTAAACTGTGTTAACACAGGTATTGGATATGGATCACCTTTAAAAGTAGATGTAAACAGGCAGTCAAAAAAGTAGGACATAGGCAAAAAATCTGAACTGGTCATCAGGATCTGTGGTGTAAACATAGCCATAGTCTTTCATTAGCTGTCATGTgtgttctttctctccctcagaaTGGAAGAGGAAGCAGATAAGATGTGGGCCAGATACCTTGAAAGAGATGATAGCAAAATTGTGggtgagaacattttagtttttttgtacttttgaaaGTTACATTTCTGTCATTGTAAAGATCCATCTTTGTGGCTTTTGTAAGTCTGGCCTTTTGTCACCCTGTTTAGAaactgtctttgtttttttatattcttgGCCTCTGTTTATGTACCTTCTCCCTCTGATCATCTCCCTTATTTCTTCTTCCATATCTctcactcatatacacaccttTCTTTCTCaatctttttcctctctcattctctcctctccctgtctcccttcctccttttctctctccccatatccctgcctctctgcctctatCAGATCTTTTCTCAGGTCAGCTACGCAGTTCCCTCCATTGCTCTGTCTGCTCGCACTATTCCACTACCTTTGATGTCTTCTGTGACCTGTCACTGCCCATTCCCAAGGTACTGTGCCCCCTGCCATTCTGTGTGTATGGTGATGCATTTCCACCCACATGAAACTTCTACACCCTGACAAATTTagcagaacaaaataatttattatttctaCAATCTTAAAGGTCTCAATACCTTTTCTTATTCAATGAACgttttgtttcagaagagtgTTTCTGGGGGCATTGTTTCACTGAAGGACTGCCTTGAGCTCTTCTCCCAAGAAGAAAATCTTGATAAGGAGGATGCACCCGTGGGTACCATGTACTCCCACCCTTTCATGAATTGGCATACATTCTTGAGTCTGTGGATGTGGATCAgagttctgtatttgtgtgacgTGTGCTGTGTTCCAGATGTGTGAGAGGTGTGGCAGATGCACAGAGAGCACCAAGAGGTTGACCATTCAGAGGTTTCCACGAGTCATTGTCCTGCGTATCCTTAGCCCatactgctgctaatgctaacacatcCCCTAGTGGAGCTAGCACTCTACATTCTACCCACCCCTGCTATCACAATGGTAATGCTGTTATTCCATTAGCCCAATATGAAGGTTATGATTTTggcaataataatgatgatgtttATGAGGTTTTATTAACAAGACAGGCATACACTCACCTCTTAAACCTCTTTTCACTTTTCTGCTTAGGCATTTGCCCTGCAGTACTCCAGCTGAGCTTCACAGTCATTGAATAAATCATTGGCCAGAGTCTGGAACAGCAGTGGCATTTGATAGCAGACCATGAGGCACATCCACAGTGCCTTAACAAGCTTGGCCTCCCAGCAGCTTCATGTTGATGTTCATGATATTGATGTTGGTCACAGCCACGATTCTCTTTGGTTGTAAAAACTTAACCACTCGCTCAGACCTGAACCGTTTCACCACGTCGAGGTACTCCATCTGCAAAAGTACCGCAGCTGTGTCCTTCCCTCTGACACGGCTGGACCTGGGCCCCTACGGACCAGTGGGCACTGGTAATGATGTCATTGTATGTGCTACCATTAGTGTTAGTGCTAGCATTTGGCTTAAACCATTGCACACCGAGCAGCCATATTGGGGGGTAACAAGGCTTGTAAAATATAGTTGATGCCTGCCATGATGACCATGTGTATTCTACATGGCCAAATGTCTGTGCTGATCTTGACCATATGTGTCTCTTTCAGGACCAGTCCTGTATAACCTGTATGCGGTATGTAACCACTCCGGCACCGTCAATATGGGTCACTACACTGCCTACTGTCTGGAGAAGTCTGACTGGTACTGCTACAATGACTCCAGGTCAGCCTCTATCTGCTTCGTATAAAGAACTATTTGACCACATATAAGACTGCTAAGCTACTGGGGTATTCTGGGGGAAAACTGCATACATTACCAGTCCTTGGAAAGCCACAGGGTTTCCTTGGTCTAAACTGGTTGCTCACtgtaaagtgaaaacaaaaaatgagaaTGAGCCACACAGGCAGAGGTAGCAGAATGGAGAGATTTGGCTGGTGTGTATGGTCTGATGATCTTTTAAGATTGCATTGCAGATCCTTGCTATGAATATTCTTCGAATGTGAGAGCAGAGAAGAAAAGTAGGCTGCATATGCtatatccacaattttaaataatgttaataaaatgtgctcaattttgccttttttttattaggtGATTTATTACTCGCCTAATTGTAGAGAACTGGCTTTAACTGATGGTATTGACTTATTTCTGAATGAATCGCTATATTGGTAATCGAGTAGAATGATAAAACAGGTTGAaaccaataatcagtttaagggaaAGTTTTCCAACCTGTCAGTCTCCACTGGTGTGATGTGCATAATATACATAGGCTAGCAGTtgaacattttcacttttctgtctcactctctcttttccatTTAGGGTCACGCCCATCTCTGAATCCCATCTCCAGTCCAATCAGGCCTATGTACTTTTTTATCAGCTGGACGCCAGCAACTGCAGCGCACTGAGAAAGTGATCACCTCTGTAGGATTTGAATGCGGACACATCACCTGGACAACACCATGCAGTTCCAGGAAAAACTTCTGCAATAAATTGAATGTGAGATGGATAGGTGCACTAGTGAGTGGATAGAACCAGCTCTATTACAGGTCCCTGTCTAAGATATGTGAGTGGGTCCTTGGTGCAGGTAGAGAGAAATGGAAGACAAAAAATGGAtggaaatgtgtgaaaaaatgtCAATGAGAGGTGGAATAAGGAGAAGAGGCTGAGagtatgtgaaaatgaaataaagtacaGAGAGAATACAATGAATGGGGAGAGATAGAAGGAGAAAGGAATGTGAACTGAAAAGTGACATTCAAGACGGAGTGGACTGACCTGACAAAACTCCAAGAATATTGGTTAAACCTCATTCTGAATGACACTATAACTGTCTGAAGACTGGTTTGGAGCAAACTCACTAAAACTGGAgagcatttgtgtttttgcgaAAGTAGAGAAAATAGCATTCTAAGGGTGGTGTATTCAGCGAAAGCACTGTTTCTCAGTGGAGCAATGTGCCCCACAGCTGGAACTGAACCCTGACACTGCCACTGCTGAATGTACTGTAACAGGAGATGCACAGCACAACATATAATTGGATTAAACGTCACCTGGTTGCCTGTATGAGCTGTGCATGAAGCACAGTAGTTCCTCCAGTGCAACTAAGCTGCTCAGGCTGATGAATTGTGCAGGGAAAAGAGATGGCAGCTGGTAGAACATTCTTTACAGGACAGATGCTAGTGTGTGGCCTCCTGAAATTGACAGAATGTATAGTTATAGTAATGGAACAATCAGGATAGAGTATTCCATGTTACagactaaaatataaaatgtaagaataaagaaaatagtaCCAACCTAATTTCTGGTTATACACAGATTTTTTAATtggtacagacagacaaaaaaaaaaaagaaaggaaaaattcCTGAAAATGGAATAAAGGAGAGGTGGAATGATTTTGAACAGTATTAAATAGGTTATACGCTATATAACCCATTTTAATATAACATATGctgcaaaaaagaaattgaaaatgtttgaaGAATTATTACAGCatcgaaaaagaaaaaagtatttgtagCATCACATAACATATAACCTTGCTAATATAATACGATCACTTTACCAGGGTAGCAATTctgtaacaagaccaggtcaaaacctagtatatggctggaccgaactggccgaccaatggtgtaacttcatcagtcagtcactcagtcacagacatgcgtggtgtaacttcatcactcactcagtcacaggcattcacgtttatagggctggccccggtgttgcggtccagccaaaaaagaatTTTGTTAGATACAGAGCAGGCTTAGCTGACTCGTTTTGAAAAGAGGGCAGAAagtcaattttaaaatattataatatcaTACAGTAGAATGGCCATTACATTTAGTTgaaaacatttctaatttttAGAAGTGTCAAGATTTCTGACTAATATAAGATTCTAATAGCCTATTCATTTGATCGCTGATGAACTTCGAATTGGCCTTAAGGCCATGCTTCCACCTGCTGGAGGGGGCAGAAACTGCAGTTCCTTCCATTCCAGATAATagtcagagactgtaaaaaatagatAATAGTACATAGGCAGTCGTCTGGATTTTCCTGACAGAACTAGAACTGAGCACTTGCTTCTGCCATATAAGcgatgtgcatgcatgcaccttCTGGATGAGTGTAAATTAGATACTGCCCTTCAACATTTGTGAATCTGTTGAGGACTCCCTCACCTTtctcatgtattttttttaattccaccaAAACTGTTCCCTTTAAACCAGACagtggggctcatccacactGTAAAATTGTGTCTTAGCAGGATGAGCAAAGGATGAGTAGGCTCATTAGATATGAGCAAAACATGCCTTAGGTTAAATTGTTAGATCGCTATCTTTTCAGAACCAGCTCAAATGAGAGTGTTATGACTATTGTAAGTAAATTAAAAACCGTCCCACTGAATTACGTTAGCCATTAGCAGAAATGTACTCCACCCACAGCTCCCTGGTGGATATCCATGATTTGAACATTAAaccatatttatatttctaattTCTAGATGTATTTACTGCAACAAAATGTTACACTGTAGGCTACCTAGACAGCTAGGTACCAGCTATCCATATTAAACTTTCGTAAATTATTAGGCAATTTTCAATAGGATGACGTGACACTCTTACCCATTTACAAATTTATTGTAATCCACAGCTCATAATTGGGTAATAAATTCCGCGTAGTGCGGAGAGGAATATAATGGGTAGTCAATAGCAAGAGTTCGGAAACTGTCAACATAATCTTTGCTAATGCCAACCGGCTGCCAGACTCTTCTTGAAAATGACTGTCATAACCACATATCATAACGGTCGCTCATATTCATAGACTGCTCATATTACACAGATTTCTATTGGTAGAGATCGCGTGCAGGTAGGCGGGAGTTATTGGCGTGTAATGAGAAGAGGCGGGGCTTTAGGGTTGGacagaaaaagaaggaaagcgGAGACACCCGAGAAAACACGGTAAATAAGTTTAAATTTGTCCTTTGTATTATTGTAGTTTGCCATTGGGAAAAtaactgcagtaaaaatgtttattttcaggatACTTTCAAAGTgtagtgaataaataaaaacaatacgTTCAACTAGCTAGATTAAGCTATCTGGAACggacatatatataaaaaagctagctagctaacgtttgctAGCGCTAGTAGTGAGTGATGCGTACGGAAAGTTAAAGTGGTCTCCACCTTttattagcttgctagctacctAGGCATGGCAACTCTCAAGCAAACTAATTAATCTGAATGGTTGGATCTcaggttagctaacgttaatcaGCCAATTCTTAAGGTTTGTCAGATTA
This window contains:
- the usp21 gene encoding ubiquitin carboxyl-terminal hydrolase 21 isoform X1; this encodes MWWERTVQLTEFYDGPKEMPDGGATTVEISCQALCRTLVTSNGIQQEDVDISKSVLYTSLMGLLLVADKESEVSLDLGSGQVGLLNVGNTCFLNSIVQCLCHTHGLRDYCLTKTYQKEMGSSKEPKLMNAFTQVLADLWDANGSDAPVNPGQFYNIFKESVPYFSGYSQQDAQEFLRFLLDRLHSEINRCPPHLSPRTAPQDYGYAKIRMEEEADKMWARYLERDDSKIVDLFSGQLRSSLHCSVCSHYSTTFDVFCDLSLPIPKKSVSGGIVSLKDCLELFSQEENLDKEDAPMCERCGRCTESTKRLTIQRFPRVIVLHLNRFTTSRYSICKSTAAVSFPLTRLDLGPYGPVGTGNDVIDQSCITCMRYVTTPAPSIWVTTLPTVWRSLTGTATMTPGSRPSLNPISSPIRPMYFFISWTPATAAH
- the usp21 gene encoding ubiquitin carboxyl-terminal hydrolase 21 isoform X3, with product MWWERTVQLTEFYDGPKEMPDGGATTVEISCQALCRTLVTSNGIQQEDVDISKSVLYTSLMGLLLVADKESEVSLDLGSGQVGLLNVGNTCFLNSIVQCLCHTHGLRDYCLTKTYQKEMGSSKEPKLMNAFTQVLADLWDANGSDAPVNPGQFYNIFKESVPYFSGYSQQDAQEFLRFLLDRLHSEINRCPPHLSPRTAPQDYGYAKIRMEEEADKMWARYLERDDSKIVDLFSGQLRSSLHCSVCSHYSTTFDVFCDLSLPIPKKSVSGGIVSLKDCLELFSQEENLDKEDAPMCERCGRCTESTKRLTIQRFPRVIVLHLNRFTTSRYSICKSTAAVSFPLTRLDLGPYGPVGTGPVLYNLYAVCNHSGTVNMGHYTAYCLEKSDWYCYNDSRVTPISESHLQSNQAYVLFYQLDASNCSALRK
- the usp21 gene encoding ubiquitin carboxyl-terminal hydrolase 21 isoform X2 codes for the protein MWWERTVQLTEFYDGPKEMPDGGATTVEISCQALCRTLVTSNGIQQEDVDISKSVLYTSLMGLLLVADKESEVSLDLGSGQVGLLNVGNTCFLNSIVQCLCHTHGLRDYCLTKTYQKEMGSSKEPKLMNAFTQVLADLWDANGSDAPVNPGQFYNIFKESVPYFSGYSQQDAQEFLRFLLDRLHSEINRCPPHLSPRTAPQDYGYAKIRMEEEADKMWARYLERDDSKIVDLFSGQLRSSLHCSVCSHYSTTFDVFCDLSLPIPKSVSGGIVSLKDCLELFSQEENLDKEDAPMCERCGRCTESTKRLTIQRFPRVIVLHLNRFTTSRYSICKSTAAVSFPLTRLDLGPYGPVGTGNDVIDQSCITCMRYVTTPAPSIWVTTLPTVWRSLTGTATMTPGSRPSLNPISSPIRPMYFFISWTPATAAH
- the usp21 gene encoding ubiquitin carboxyl-terminal hydrolase 21 isoform X4; amino-acid sequence: MPDGGATTVEISCQALCRTLVTSNGIQQEDVDISKSVLYTSLMGLLLVADKESEVSLDLGSGQVGLLNVGNTCFLNSIVQCLCHTHGLRDYCLTKTYQKEMGSSKEPKLMNAFTQVLADLWDANGSDAPVNPGQFYNIFKESVPYFSGYSQQDAQEFLRFLLDRLHSEINRCPPHLSPRTAPQDYGYAKIRMEEEADKMWARYLERDDSKIVDLFSGQLRSSLHCSVCSHYSTTFDVFCDLSLPIPKKSVSGGIVSLKDCLELFSQEENLDKEDAPMCERCGRCTESTKRLTIQRFPRVIVLHLNRFTTSRYSICKSTAAVSFPLTRLDLGPYGPVGTGNDVIDQSCITCMRYVTTPAPSIWVTTLPTVWRSLTGTATMTPGSRPSLNPISSPIRPMYFFISWTPATAAH